The following are encoded together in the Glycine soja cultivar W05 chromosome 5, ASM419377v2, whole genome shotgun sequence genome:
- the LOC114412747 gene encoding probable transmembrane ascorbate ferrireductase 3: protein MTSYGTTILAHLFGLLALILLLVWLLNYREGIEYDSENPLRVFNVHPFMMFFGFIFLIGQAILSYQTVPGPHETKKIIHLTLHFIAIILGIVGLCAVFKFHDMVYWEDVTSLHSWIGIGTFCLVGLQWLMGLGFMLQGSSQSRSAMAPWHVAGGRALFFMAICAALTGLMEKYTMLKPALHQRESHLINFTGLAILLFGVFVDMAVGLARYA, encoded by the exons ATGACTTCATACGGTACCACAATTTTGGCACACTTGTTTGGCCTTCTTGCTCTCATCCTCTTGCTTGTTTGGTTGCTGAATTATCGCGAGGGCATTGAATATGATTCTGAAAATCCACTTCGTGTTTTCAAT GTTCACCCTTTTATGATGTTCTTTGGATTCATTTTCCTTATTGGTCAAG CAATACTGTCATACCAAACGGTGCCAGGGCCACACGAAACAAAGAAGATCATTCACTTGACACTTCATTTCATTGCAATAATTCTTGGGATTGTTGGTTTATGTGCCGTTTTCAAGTTCCATGATATGGTATACTGGGAGGACGTAACCAGCCTCCATTCATGGATTGGCATTGGCACCTTTTGCTTGGTTGGCTTGCAG TGGCTTATGGGACTGGGATTTATGCTTCAAGGATCTTCACAATCAAGGAGTGCAATGGCCCCATGGCACGTAGCAGGTGGTAGAGCACTATTTTTCATGGCAATATGTGCTGCACTAACAGGGTTGATGGAGAAGTATACTATGTTAAAACCCGCCCTACACCAGAGAGAATCTCATTTAATCAACTTCACGGGTCTAGCTATTCTCTTGTTTGGAGTCTTTGTGGATATGGCAGTGGGTTTGGCCCGTTATGCCTGA
- the LOC114412748 gene encoding protein OBERON 3-like produces MIGSKDRVVDSEGENSRSKLSRHNFEANKEYPDEKGVEFLRDSKVGGGGVDGVFHSKPTKVVVVGGGGGSSSGFQELTLSYLCDNPKFNLAEKEIPGKSLLNSLEKMSHKGKEVVICENSNQDGKWVERDFLSLSEPREDSSKRSLEEVVERESNREKKPKLETLNLSLALPDVSLSLTASNALQNGDQQQPIRTKPCRPSTTTHTSYSNDYTAASLSYSYSHPFSHNPSCSLTRNSTDNFDYSVSKDDQIWNCGEGTNGSVHSRFKPIGDGLVGLSNHGGAAGGISSFMQGNNSQYKTTSSDNHSFFPSELPARSRFEAQSGDSRGRNSKNLRILEGLDDGKVRKISRPERIVREIVSESIPVMALTIQELTDDVIASTKEYLRNLIEKPEKKEELVSLQNRLERRSDLTKESLSKCHKVQLEVLVAVKMGLASFLSNKIQLSEMVEVFLFKRCRNVTCKHLLPVDDCDCKICSGNKGFCSSCMCPVCLNFDCASNTCSWIGCDVCSHWCHATCGIQKNLIKPGPSLKGPSGTSEMQFHCIGCGHASEMFGFVKDVFVCCAKDWGLETLMKELDCVRKIFRGSEDCKGKELHVKTDDMLLKLQTKMISPLDACNYIMQFFSYADSMSDFHTSGISSKDLPASQSNLTKDTPSLSKPNSLLPEYGYDMGYSRSHPDAMSSDLLQKDLKASILSELKNEADFHLGALLRKGGLESLESIVRIKEAEARMFQTKADEARREAEGFQRMIRTKTAQMEEEYAEKLSKLCLHETEETQRKKLDELKVLENSYFDYYKMKKRMQDEIDGLLRRMEATKQQWV; encoded by the exons ATGATTGGAAGTAAAGATCGTGTTGTTGACTCTGAAGGTGAAAACTCCAGGAGCAAGCTCTCAAGGCACAATTTTGAGGCCAACAAGGAGTACCCAGATGAAAAAGGTGTTGAATTTCTGAGAGATTCAAAAgtgggtggtggtggtgttgatggggtttttcactcaaaacccaccaaggttgttgttgttggtggtggtggtggcagcAGCTCAGGGTTTCAAGAGTTGACCCTCAGCTACCTTTGTGATAACCCAAAATTCAATCTTGCTGAGAAAGAGATTCCTGGTAAAAGCCTGCTGAATTCCTTGGAAAAAATGAGCCACAAAGGGAAAGAGGTTGTGATCTGTGAGAATTCAAATCAAGATGGGAAATGGGTGGAAAGAGATTTTCTCAGCCTGAGTGAGCCAAGGGAAGATTCTTCAAAGCGATCCCTTGAGGAAGTTGTTGAGAGGGAGAGTAATAGGGAGAAGAAGCCAAAACTGGAGACACTTAACCTCTCTCTTGCTTTGCCTGATGTGTCACTTTCCCTCACTGCCTCAAACGCCTTGCAAAACGGTGATCAACAACAACCAATTAGGACCAAACCTTGCAGGCCATCCACTACTACTCACACTTCATATTCCAATGACTACACTGCAGCTTCTTTGTCTTACTCTTATTCCCACCCTTTCTCTCACAATCCAAGCTGTTCACTCACCCGCAATTCAACTGATAATTTTGATTACTCAGTGAGCAAAGATGACCAAATTTGGAACTGTGGAGAGGGGACTAATGGCTCTGTGCATAGTAGGTTCAAGCCAATTGGAGATGGGTTGGTTGGTTTATCCAACCATGGTGGTGCTGCTGGTGGTATTAGTTCCTTTATGCAAGGTAATAATAGTCAGTATAAAACTACTAGTTCAGATAACCATTCTTTTTTCCCTTCAGAGTTGCCTGCAAGGTCAAGGTTTGAGGCTCAGTCAGGGGACTCAAGGGGGAGGAATTCTAAGAATCTGAGAATCTTGGAAGGCTTGGATGATGGGAAGGTAAGGAAGATTTCTAGGCCAGAGAGAATTGTTAGGGAAATTGTTTCAGAGTCTATACCTGTCATGGCATTGACAATTCAGGAGCTTACTGATGATGTCATAGCATCAACTAAGGAATACTTGAGGAATCTCATTGAGAAGCCCGAGAAGAAAGAGGAACTGGTAAGCCTCCAGAACCGGCTCGAGAGAAGATCTGACCTTACTAAGGAGAGTCTTTCAAAGTGCCATAAAGTGCAATTAGAGGTTTTAGTGGCTGTCAAGATGGGGCTTGCTAGCTTCCTATCTAATAAAATTCAATTGTCTGAGATGGTAGAGGTTTTCTTGTTTAAGAGGTGTAGGAATGTAACCTGCAAGCATTTGCTTCCTGTTGATGATTGTGACTGCAAGATTTGCTCAGGAAACAAGGGCTTTTGCAGTTCTTGCATGTGTCCTGTCTGTTTGAACTTTGATTGTGCAAGCAACACTTGTAGTTGGATTGGATGTGATGTTTGTTCACATTGGTGCCATGCTACTTGTGGTATTCAGAAGAATCTTATCAAGCCTGGGCCTAGCTTGAAGGGGCCTTCAGGGACCTCAGAGATGCAGTTTCATTGTATTGGCTGTGGACATGCCTCGGAAATGTTTGGTTTTGTTAAGGACGTGTTTGTGTGTTGTGCTAAGGATTGGGGTCTTGAAACCTTGATGAAAGAGCTTGACTGTGTAAGGAAGATCTTCAGGGGAAGTGAAGATTGCAAAGGGAAGGAATTGCATGTTAAGACTGATGACATGCTATTAAAGCTTCAAACTAAAATGATATCTCCTTTGGATGCCTGCAATTACATCATGCAGTTCTTCAGCT ATGCAGACAGCATGTCAGACTTTCATACTTCTGGTATTTCTTCAAAGGATTTGCCAGCCTCTCAATCTAACCTTACAAAGGATACACCATCTCTTTCAAAACCTAATTCTCTATTACCAGAATATGGTTATGACATGGGCTATTCTAGGTCACATCCTGATGCCATGTCAAGTGATCTACTTCAGAAAGACCTCAAAGCTTCCATCTTAAGTGAACTGAAAAATGAGGCTGATTTCCATTTGGGGGCTTTATTAAGGAAAGGTGGACTTGAAAGTTTGGAGAGCATTGTGAGGATAAAGGAGGCAGAAGCCAGAATGTTCCAAACCAAGGCAGATGAAGCAAGAAGAGAGGCAGAAGGGTTCCAGAGGATGATCAGGACGAAGACTGCGCAGATGGAAGAAGAGTACGCCGAAAAGCTTTCCAAACTCTGCTTGCATGAGACCGAGGAAACGCAGAGGAAGAAATTGGATGAACTGAAAGTCTTGGAAAATTCCTATTTTGATTactataaaatgaaaaagagaatgCAAGATGAGATTGATGGTTTATTGCGGAGAATGGAGGCAACAAAGCAGCAAtgggtttaa
- the LOC114412745 gene encoding probable xyloglucan endotransglucosylase/hydrolase protein 28 yields the protein MEGSHMGLLLFFSSMLFAAFPSASSRNLPVIPFDEGYAPLFGDSNLVIHRDGKSVHLSLDERTGSGFVSHDLYLHGYFSASIKLPSDYTAGVVVAFYMSNGDMFQNNHDEIDFEFLGNIRGKDWRIQTNVYGNGSTNIGREERYGLWFDPADDFHQYTIVWTDSQIIFYVDNVPIREVTRTESMGGDFPSKPMTLYATIWDASDWATNGGKYRVNYKYAPYVAEFSDLVLHGCAVDPIEQHVATCDNAQSSEATIPPSGVTPAQRIKMENFRKKHMTYSYCYDKVRYKVPPSECVINSQEAERLRRFDPVTFGGGRRHHGKRHRRSRGSQTETSASSF from the exons ATGGAGGGGTCTCACATGGGGTTGTTGCTcttcttttcttccatgcttTTTGCTGCCTTCCCTTCTGCCTCCTCCAGAAACTTGCCCGTCATACCCTTTGATGAAGGCTACGCGCCCTTGTTTGGGGACAGCAACTTGGTCATCCATAGGGATGGCAAATCGGTCCATCTTTCACTCGATGAGAgaacag GTTCAGGATTTGTGTCGCATGATCTTTACCTTCACGGGTATTTCAGCGCTTCTATTAAGTTGCCTTCTGATTACACTGCAGGAGTTGTTGTTGCCTTCTAT ATGTCAAATGGTGACATGTTCCAGAATAACCATGATGAAATCGACTTTGAGTTTTTGGGGAACATTAGAGGCAAAGACTGGAGGATTCAGACCAATGTTTATGGCAATGGTAGCACCAACATTGGCAGAGAGGAAAGATATGGTCTCTGGTTTGACCCTGCAGATGATTTCCATCAGTACACTATTGTCTGGACAGACTCTCAGATCAT ATTTTATGTGGACAATGTTCCTATTAGAGAAGTGACGCGAACAGAATCTATGGGAGGAGATTTCCCTTCTAAGCCAATGACTTTGTATGCAACAATATGGGATGCATCTGATTGGGCTACCAATGGAGGCAAATACAGGGTTAACTACAAGTATGCACCCTATGTTGCTGAATTCTCTGACCTTGTCCTGCACGGTTGTGCAGTGGATCCAATTGAGCAGCACGTGGCCACGTGTGACAATGCTCAAAGCTCTGAGGCAACAATTCCTCCTTCTGGTGTTACACCAGCACAAAGAATCAAAATGGAGAATTTCAGGAAGAAGCACATGACATACTCCTACTGCTATGACAAAGTCAGATACAAAGTCCCTCCTTCAGAGTGTGTCATCAATTCCCAAGAAGCTGAGAGGCTGAGGAGGTTTGATCCCGTCACGTTCGGTGGTGGCCGCCGTCACCATGGAAAACGACACCGTCGCAGCAGAGGAAGCCAGACAGAAACTTCTGCTTCATCATTTTAA